CAAAATGCGCTGGTGTATGAGTATGCCGGATACATTTACAAATTCGATTTTGCCACCGAGCAGTCGCAGAAAGTGCCGATTCAAATTGCGGATGATATGGTCTCCGGCCGCAACGAGCTGCGCAGCGTCGGCAGCGAAGTGACGAATTATGAAATTTCTCCCGACGGCAAGCGCGCGCTGTTTGGCGCGCACGGTGAGGTGTTCACGGTGCCGGCGAAATATGGCGCAACGCGCAATTTGACCAACAGCGCCGGCGTGCACGAACGCAATTCCAAATGGTCGCCGGACGGCAGATGGATTGCTTTCATTTCCGACAAAACCGGCGAAGATGAAATTTACATTGTGAATCAAGACGGCAGAAGCGCGCCGCAGCAAATCACCAACGAGGGCGCGGCGCCGAGCTACAAATATCAAATCGAATGGTCGCCGGACAGCAAAAAATTGTTGTGGGGCGACCGCAAGCAACGCCTGCGCTTCGTTGAGGTTCAAACCAAAGCCATCACCGAAGTCGAGCAATCGCCGGTGTGGGAAATCCGGCAATACGGTTGGTCGCCCGACAGCAAGTGGATCACCTACGCCCGCCAGGAAGAAAAGGCGATGACGACGCTCTATATCTATTCTCTTGAGTCAAAAAAGTCGACGGCGGTGACCGAGGGCTGGTACGATTCCGGTGATCCGGCGTTCAGCGCCGACGGCAAATTTTTATTCTTCGTTTCGAGCCGGGATTTCAACCCGATTTACAGTTGGACGGAATGGAATCACGCTTATCAGGACATGGCGCGCATTTATTTGCTCACTCTCTCCAAAGAGGTGGAATCTCCATTCAAGCCGCGCAGCGATGAAGTTGAGATCAAAAAGGAAGAAGTGAAAGATGAAAAGGCCGCGAAAGCCGATAAAAAGGAAGAAAAACCGGCGGAGAAAAAAGAGCCGGTTGTGGTGAAAGTCGATTTCGACGGATTGCAGAACCGCATTGCGGCGTTGCCGATCAAAGCTTCGAATTATCGGCATTTGGTTTTGGTGGGCGACAATCTGTATTACAATCGCAAAGGCAGCGCTGATGAAAAATCACTGTTGCTGATGTATGATTTCAAAGAGCAAAAGGAAACCGAGCTGGGTCCGGTGGATGGTTTTGAGATTTCCGCCGATCAAAAGAAAATGCTGGTGGGGCAGGAGGGAAGTTACGCGATTATCGACTTGCCGAAGGCCAAAATTGAGTTGAAGGAAAAATTGAATCTTAGCGGCATGGAGATGAAGCTGAACCGGCAGGACGAGTGGCGTCAAATCTATAACGAATGCTGGCGGCAAATGCGCGATTTCTTCTTCGATCCCAACATGCACGGCGTGGATTGGAAAGCGCAGCGCGAGAAATACGCGCCGCTAGTGTCGCATGTGAATCATCGCAACGATTTGACGTATGTCATCGGTGAAATGGTGGGCGAGTTGAATGTGGGACACTCTTATGTCGGCGGCGGCGACCGCCCGAGCGTGCGGCGAATCAGCACTGGCTTGTTGGGCGCGGAGTTGGAGCGGGACGCCACTTCCAAATTCTACCGGATCAAACGCATCTTGCGCGGCCAGAATTGGGATAAGTCGCTGCGCTCTCCGTTGACTGAGATCGGCGTTAAAGCCAGCGCCGGTGATTACATTTTGGCGGTTGACGGCGAGCCGGTCAACGCGATGGCGAATATCTATGAAGCGCTGTTGAACACGGTGAATAAGCAGGTCAAATTGCGCTTGAATTCCAGGCCGGAAATGGCCGGCAGTTGGGAAACGACGGTTCTGCCCATTGCTGATGAAGCATCGTTGTATTATTATGATTGGGTCGAAAGCAACCTCAAAAAAGTTAGCGAAGCCACCAAGGGCGAAGTCGGTTACCTGCACGTTCCGGACATGGGGCCGGCCGGCTTGAATGAGTTCGTGAAGCACTTCTATCCGCAACTGCGCAAGCAGGCGTTGATTGTCGATATTCGCGGCAATGGCGGCGGCAATGTTTCGCCCATGCTTATCGAGCGCTTGCGGCGAGAGGCGGTCATGATCGGCATTGCGCGCAATTCCATTCCGACGCCCGATCCCAACGAAGCGCTGCTGGGACCTGTGGTTTGCCTCATGGATGAATTTTCCGCCTCGGACGGCGATTTATTCCCCTACCGTTTCAAAATGCACAAGCTTGGCAAGCTCATCGGCAAGCGCACCTGGGGCGGCGTGGTCGGCATTCGCGGGCCGTTGCCGCTGGTGGACGGCGGGCAATTCTTCAAGCCGGAGTTTTCGCGTTATGATTTGGGAGGAAAAGAGTGGATCATCGAAGGGCACGGCGTTGAACCGGACATTTATGTTGACAACGATCCGGGCAAGGAATTTTCAGGCATCGATGAGCAATTGAATCGCGCCATTGAAGAAATCGTGGCTGAAATGAAAACCAAAGCCAAAGCGCTTCCGCCGCTTCCGCCGTATCCAAAAAAGAATTGAGGGGCTAAAGGCTGTGGTTTGCATGCAACCCAACGAAGACGATGATCGGGGCAAATTTTTTCAACTTATTTTGAATTCATGGAGCAAGCAAAAAACTTACGCGCCTCGGCCCGGCCGAGGCGCGAAGTTTTTGCTGAAAACTATACAAAGGCGCGCCCGTCTTTACTCTCGCAGTTTTCTTTTCTGTTTCTCCTCTGAGTATCGGCATATTTCCGGAAATGCCCGGTGCAGAAGTTTGTGTTGCAAATGACAACTCGTTTCTGAATGAGCATTCATGAACTGTTTTACCAAAATCAAACGGCCGCTGTTTTGGAGTGTGTGGCTGTTATTGCTTTTGACTGTGCCTCTCGGCGCGCAGCCGGCAAAACACACTTTTGTCCGGCTTGGCGTAGAAGATGGTCTTTCCTCCACCGAGGTGCACACGCTGTTGCAGGATCGCTACGGGTTCATTTGGATTGGCACGGCGGATGGATTGAATCTCTACGACGGCTACAGATTTACGCCCTACCAGCGCAAACCGTTCGATTCCACGTCGATCTCGGCGAATGCCACCACAGCGTTGTACGAAGATCGCCAGGGCACATTGTGGATCGGCACGGTTCATGGGTTATCCCGCATGAATGCACAGGAACGCGCCGCCGGCCGCTTCCAGCAATTTCTGCACGATCCTGCCAATCCCCAAAGCTTGAGCGCCAACATCATTTCCGCAATCTGCGAAGATGCTGACGGCAATCTGTGGATTGCCACGCGCGGTGGCGGGCTGAATCGCTTTGATCAAAGTCAGAATATATTCGTGCATTACCGCCGCGAGCCGGGCAATCCCTTCGGCTTGAATGATGACATCGTTTTGACGTTGCACCGCGACCGCGATGGCGTGTTGTGGGTGGGAACAGCGCGCGGCGGTTTGCAAAAATTCGATCCATCCACACAACAATTCACCACGTTCACCTGGCAGCATCCCAGCTTTCTCCCGCATTACGAGCAATATCCGCCTGCTGTTTTCGCATTCATTGATTCGCTGTGCGCCGTGCAAGTGCCGCTTGCCGCGGTGTTGCAAGCCGGCGATGGTAAAGATCGAACCGTAAAATTTGATTTGCCGGAAGACAGTATTGTGCTCGTTATCGCGACTGGCGAAGCGCTCGAACCGCCGTTGTTTGATTTCGCCTGGCTGGAACGCGAGGGCGAGTCTGTTTGGCAAATGCGCCATGCACATTCAAAGCATGGCGGCGGCGCGGCCAAAAATCGTATCGCCATCGCCAGGCTTTATCTTCGTGCGGGCGCTTATGCATTGCGCTATCGCTCCGACGACAGCCATTCCTCGCAAAAATGGAACGCTTGGCCGCCGCATCGCCCCGAGCTTTGGGGCGCGCAAATATTCCGGCTCAATGCTGATGGCGCCGGCAAGATTGCGCCGTTGCTGCGCCAGGCGTGTCGCCCGAGCGCGCTGTCGCATGCGCAAGTAAATGCGATCATCGACGATCCTCAACCCGGCAGTCGCACTTTGTGGATCGCGACGGCGCACGGACTCAATCGTTTTGATACAGTCACGGAAACATTCTCGCATTATTTTCCAGATTCAAAAAATGCCGCTGCAGAAGCGAACTTCATCACTGCGTTGGCCGCGGATGATTCCGGTGGATTGTGGATTGGCACAATGGCGGGCGTGCTCCGCTTCGATATAAAAGCAAACCGCTTTGTCAATCCGTCGGAAACATTCGAATACGGCGCACCGCCGCGCGGCAATATTAATACTTTGATCACCGATCACACCGGCATCTTGTGGGTGGGCGAAGGGAGCGGAGGGTTGCACAAGCTTGTTCCGAGAAAATTCTCTCATCATCTTCTTCCGGAAGGTGGGCCTTCGAATCAAATCTTAGCCATCTACCAAGATAAAAAAAATAGTCTTTGGCTGGGTACGGCCGCGGGGTTGGTGAGGTATGATCGCAGCTCAACGCGCACGCGCAATTTCAAGCATGATCCCGCCAATCCCAACAGCTTGCGTGCCGGGCCTGTTTCTTTTATTCACGCAGATCAATCCGGCAACTTTTGGATTGGAACCTGGGGCGGCGGATTGAGTCGCTTCACGCCTGCAACCGACAAGTTTGTGCATTATCATTTCGATCCGCGCGACCCCTCTTCACTCAGTTCGAATTTTCTGCATTGCGTTGCGGAAGACAATAATGGCATGTTGTGGATCGGCACGGCCGGCGGTCTCAATCGTTTTGATCCGCATAGCGGGCGCGCGCAACGATTCTTGCATGATCCCAACGACCCGCAAAGCATTCCTGCCAACGAGGTTTTTTCGTTGCTCGTTGATCGCAGCGGCGCTTTATGGGCGGGAACGGCATTGGGCGGATTGAGTAAGTTCGATCCTGTTACTGGGCGCTGCCAAAATTATGTTCATGATCCCAATGATCGCAGCAGCCTGAGCAATCGCACCGTCACGGCATTGCATCAAGATCGCAGCGGCACACTCTGGATTGGCACGTACAGCGG
This portion of the Cytophagia bacterium CHB2 genome encodes:
- a CDS encoding protease; translation: MKKYMMAALLLLALPLVAQEEARLLRFPAISDDQIVFTYAGDLYSVATTGGLARKLTNHPGYEMFARFSPDGKSIAFTAQYDGNTEVFLMPSTGGAPQRLTYTATLGRDDVSDRMGPNNIVMAWRRDGKSIVFRSRMRSFDAFIGSLFSVSMEGQPPEQIPVPRGGFCSFSPDDKKMAYNRVFREFRTWKKYRGGMADDVWIYDFATKQIENITNNPAQDIIPMWAGNKIYFLSDRDDNKRMNLYSYDLTTKDTKRLTNYSDFDIKFPSAGQNALVYEYAGYIYKFDFATEQSQKVPIQIADDMVSGRNELRSVGSEVTNYEISPDGKRALFGAHGEVFTVPAKYGATRNLTNSAGVHERNSKWSPDGRWIAFISDKTGEDEIYIVNQDGRSAPQQITNEGAAPSYKYQIEWSPDSKKLLWGDRKQRLRFVEVQTKAITEVEQSPVWEIRQYGWSPDSKWITYARQEEKAMTTLYIYSLESKKSTAVTEGWYDSGDPAFSADGKFLFFVSSRDFNPIYSWTEWNHAYQDMARIYLLTLSKEVESPFKPRSDEVEIKKEEVKDEKAAKADKKEEKPAEKKEPVVVKVDFDGLQNRIAALPIKASNYRHLVLVGDNLYYNRKGSADEKSLLLMYDFKEQKETELGPVDGFEISADQKKMLVGQEGSYAIIDLPKAKIELKEKLNLSGMEMKLNRQDEWRQIYNECWRQMRDFFFDPNMHGVDWKAQREKYAPLVSHVNHRNDLTYVIGEMVGELNVGHSYVGGGDRPSVRRISTGLLGAELERDATSKFYRIKRILRGQNWDKSLRSPLTEIGVKASAGDYILAVDGEPVNAMANIYEALLNTVNKQVKLRLNSRPEMAGSWETTVLPIADEASLYYYDWVESNLKKVSEATKGEVGYLHVPDMGPAGLNEFVKHFYPQLRKQALIVDIRGNGGGNVSPMLIERLRREAVMIGIARNSIPTPDPNEALLGPVVCLMDEFSASDGDLFPYRFKMHKLGKLIGKRTWGGVVGIRGPLPLVDGGQFFKPEFSRYDLGGKEWIIEGHGVEPDIYVDNDPGKEFSGIDEQLNRAIEEIVAEMKTKAKALPPLPPYPKKN